One Thermomonas paludicola genomic window, TGGCATGGCAATCCTGTAATGACCTGTAATGACCCAGTGATTTCCTGCTCAGGTGCTACCTTTTCACGGAGAGCACGATGAGCCAAGTGCTGGATTCGGTCATCGCCGCGCATCAGTAGCCGCGCATCACAACCCCGCAAACGACAAGGCCCGCAACTTGCGTTGCGGGCCTTGTGCGTTATGGGCGATCAGGATGCAAATTGCTTTCGCAGGTCGGAGAAAACCCACCCAAGCATCAGGGAGCTACTGATTGGTGGGTGTCCCGGTTCTTGTTGTTGAAATGGTGCCCCTGTTTTCTGTTTTCCCCTAATCAGGCACAGGGAAGAAAATTCGCCACGCTCGTTTTTTCGTAGAACATCGATGGATCACGATAGCCTATGGCATCCAAAGTTTTGTCATTTGCCACTTTGTGGATGGAATCAAATACGGCGAGTTCAACTCTGATTCGCAACAGTGTTGATTGATTCCCCGTTGAGGACTTCGAGGGGCGTTTTGAAGCCGAGTATCTTTCTGGGGCGGTTGTACAAGCGCTGCTCGACCCAACGCAGATAATCGTCGGTGAGGGTGCTGAAGTCCATGCTGCGTGGCAAGTATTGGCGCGCCAGGCCGTTGCCGTTTTCGTTGCTGCCGCGCTGCCATGCCGAGTAGGGATCGGCGAAGTAGAAATCGCTCTTCAGTGCGCAGGCGATGAACGGATGGTCGGCAAATTCCTTGCCGTTATCGGAGGTCAGCGTGTGCACAACCCGACGCAACCTGCCGAGGCGGCGCAGGATGGCATTGCGCACGTTCTCGGCGGTGCCATCTGGCGAGTAGGCAAGCAAATGCAGGCGGCTGCGACGTTCGGTCATGGTGACGACCACCGCCTTGCCGCTGGCGGCGCGCATGGTGTCCAGCTCCCAGTCGCCAATGCGGCTGCGGGTTTCCACGATGGCGGGTCGCGTCGACCAATGACGACGATGCAGCAACTGGCCGCGGCCGTCACGCAGACCGCGCTTGCGGCGTTTGCGACGGCGTCGGCGCAGCTGTTTGAATAACGTGCCGCCTCGGCGTTGGTCGGCGTAGATGTATTGGTAGATCCACTCGTGGCTGGCCAGCCCGGCGCGCCCGGCAATTTGTGCGGGGCTGTGGTCTTCGGCCAGCAGGGCTTCGATTTGTCGAATGCACTCGGCGTCGATGCGTCCGCGCCGGCTGGCACGCAGGCGGCGCTGCTGCATCAATTGATGCGCCACATTCGGCTGGTAGCGCCGGCCAGTCCGGTTGCGGCGAAGCTCGCGGCTAATTGTACTGGGTGCACGCTCCAGCATCAGGGCAATGGATCTGATGCTGAAACAGGCTTCGTGCAGGGCGTGGATGCGATATCGTTCGTGCAGGTTCAGGCGGCTTGCGGCCATGGGCAACTCCACTTGGCGGTGAGGTTGCTCAGGCTAAACCGCCTGAACCCCTTTACCACCGCTGGTGTTGCGTTACGGAGTTGAACTCGCCCCCGGTATACCCGGCGCGGTTGTCGTTGGCTCGGTTCAGCAACCTCCCATACGGCTCGTATTCGCTGGTCTCGATGATAGCGCCCGTTGCACTGGTCTTGGCAATGGGTGAGCCCAGGGCGTCGGTGTGCAGGTAGCGGATGGTGGTCGTGCTGCCGGCCAGCGGGCGGCTGATCTCCGCCAGCAGGCTGCCGGCCAGATACGCATTGGCGATGCGCTGGTTGGTTGTTTCATCCCGTTGCCAGACCAGCCGTCCGTCCTGGGCATATTGGCTGTATTGCAGCTGGCCGCCGGCCACGTCCTGGCGCACCCGTCGGCCTTGGGCGTCGTAGCGGTCTCGTGCTGGAGCTTTGACACACTGATCCCGCAGCAGCTCATGCTCGGCACCATCCGGTGCGCCTTCAGGAACGACAGCCAGTCGTTATTGGTGAACTGGCAACCTTGGCCGGTGACCTTCGACCAAGGGTCGGCCGCGCTGCACGCGGGGACGAGGCGGCACCGGCAGCTCCACCAAGGTTCGAGGCGGCTGCAAACCCAGGCTTCGCCCGTGCCGCGCCGGGTTCAACGCGCGGCAACCACCGCCTGCTTCATCGCCGCGATCACGGCGGCGTAATCGGATTTTCCGAAGATCGCGCTGCCGGCGACGAAGGTGTCCGCACCCGCCTGCGCGATCGCGCCGATGTTGTCGGGCTTGACGCCACCATCCACTTCCAGCCGGATCGGCCGGCCGCTGGCATCGATCATCGCCCGCACCGTGCGCAGCTTGTCCAGCGTGGAGGGAATGAATGCCTGCCCACCGAAGCCGGGGTTGACCGACATCAGCAGCACGTAGTCGATGTCGCCAAGCAGGTAGTCCAGCACGTCCAGCGAGCTGGCAGGATTGAACACCAGCCCGGCCTGGCAGCCCAGCGACTTGATCAGCTGCACGCTGCGATGCACGTGCCTGCTGGCCTCGGGATGAAAGCTGATGTGGCTGGCGCCGGCGTCGGCGAACATCGGGATCAGGCCGTCCACCGGCTCCACCATCAGGTGCACGTCGATCGGCGCGGTGACGCCGTGCTTGCGCAACGCCTCGCACACCAGCGGGCCGATGGTGAGGTTGGGCACGTAATGGTTGTCCATCACGTCGAAATGCACCCACTCGGCGCCTGCGTTGATCACGCTGTCCACTTCCTCGCCCAGCCTGGCGAAATTGGCGGACAGGATGGAGGGGGCGATGACGGTCGGTTGCATGGTCACTTCTTCCGTAATTTCTGGATGCGGTCGTAGGCCGCGTTGATTTCGCGCGATTTGTGTTCCGCCAGCGCCTGCAGCTCCGGCGCGGCGCCGGCCACCCGATCCGGGTGGTACTGGCTCATCAGCTTGCGATAGGCACGGTCGATGTCGGCGCTGCTGGCATCGCCGGGCAGATTGAACACCTGATACGCCCAGTCCACATCGGCATTGCCGGCGGAGTCGGCCTGCCCGGCATCATCGGCGTGGCTGCGGCGCGACGAGCGGAACACGTCATGGTCGAAGGCATAGCCGACCAGCAGGCCCAGAAATCCGCCTACCGGATGCTTGAGCAGCAGCCAGCCTGCGATGAATCCGAAGAATTGTCCGTACCAACGCTTCATCCGCCCAGTTTACAGGGCGCGCGGGCCGTCCCGGCTTTAAACTGGTCGCCCTTTTCGCGCACCGCACGCCCATGGCCACCACCCTGCTCCAGTCCGACCTGCCCGGCTTGAACCTGATCCATCGCGGCAAGGTGCGCGACGTGTTCGACCTCGGCGACGGTCACCTGCTGATGGTGGCGACCGACCGCCTGAGCGCGTTCGACGTGGTGCTGCCGGATCCGATTCCCGGCAAGGGTGAGATGTTGTGCCAGATCAGCAACTTCTGGTTCGAGAAAACCGCCCACATCATCGCCAACCACCTGACCGGCATCGATGTCGCCTCGGTGCTGCCGGCCGGCGTGGACGCCGCGCTGTACGCCAGGCGCGCGGTGGTGACGAAGAAGCTGACGCCGGTCCCGGTGGAGTGCATCGCGCGCGGCTACATCATCGGCAGCGGCTGGAAGGACTACCAGCGCAGCGGCGCGATCAGCGGAATTGCCCTGCCGGCAGGGCTGCAGCAGGCCCAGCAGCTGCCAGAACCCATTTTCACACCGTCCACCAAGGCGGCAGTGGGTGACCACGACGAGAACATCGACTTCGCCACCGCCGTGGATCTGGTGGGCCGCGAACGTGCCGAACAGGTGCGCGATGCCACGCTGGCGCTGTACGCCTTCGCCCGCGACTACGCGGCGCAGCGCGGGATCCTGCTGGCCGACACCAAGTTCGAGTTCGGCACCGACGCCGACGGCAAGCTCTACGTGATGGACGAGATGCTGACGCCGGATTCGTCGCGCTACTGGCCGGCGGAGCAATACCAGGTCGGCACCAGCCCACCCAGCTACGACAAGCAGTTCGTGCGCGACTACCTGGAAACCCTGGACTGGAACAAGACCGCGCCGGGCCCCACGCTGCCCGCCGAGGTCATCGCCAAAACCCGCGCCAAATACGCCGAAGCGCTGGAAAAGCTGGCCGGCATCGGCGTCGATTGAACGCGTGCCGGGGTATGCTCGACGTGCGTGCATCACCAGCCGGACGGCATGAACACGAACCCTGAACGCCCCATCGATCGCTGGTTCGCGGCGTTTGCGAAACAGCATTCCCGACCGCACACCCTGCTCATCCACGGCATCACCGCGCCGTTGCTGCTGTGGAGCCTGATCGCCCTGCTGTGGTGCGTTCCCACCCCCGGCACCCTGTTCCGTCCGGGGCTGTGGGCGGCGCTGGCGATGTTTGGCGCCTGGATGTTCTATTACCGCGCCTCGCGCGCGATCGGCTTCGGCATGCTGGCGGTGCTGGTGGCGATGGCCTGGGCAACGCGCTTCCTGCACGACGCCGTGGGGGCGCCGACGCTGCTGCGGCTGGCGCTGGGCGTGCTGATCGCGGCGTGGATCGCGCAATCCATCGGCGATCGCTGGCGCGCAGACAACCAGGCACCCGCGCCGGCTGCCAGCCTGCACGCGTTGCTGGTCGGCCCGGCGTGGATCCTGTCCTGGCTGTATCGCAGGCTGGGCCTGCGCTGGTGAACGCCGCGCGGGACAGTGGCCGGCGCGTTCACTACACTCGATCCCATCCCACGCGCAGCGGCCAGCCATGACAATCCGCCCAAAACCCGCCTCCATTCTGCTTGCCACCGACCTGTCGGCACGCTCGGATCGCGCGCAGGCGCGAGCCATCCAGCTGGCACGGCACTGGCAGTCGCGACTGGTGGTGGTGGTGGCACAGTCCGAAGAAGCCAGTTTCAGCCTGCCAAGCGCGTACCACGATGCCGACGCGCCACAGGATGCGCCGGCGCCGGAAACCCCTGCCGCTTACCTCGAACGCATCGCCCGACGCGAACTGGCCGATGCCGGTGTCGCAGTGGAGATCCGGGTGGTGACCGGCGCGCCCGGGCCGGTTGCCGCGGCGGCGGCGGCGGACGCAGGTTGCGGACTGATCATCACCGGCACCTCGCGCAGCGACGCGGTGATGCGCATGGAGCCGGGCTCCACCCTGCGCTGGCTGGCGCGCCATGCCGGGCGGCCAGTGCTGGCCGTGCATGATCGCGTGCGCGGCGCTTATCGGCAGGTGACCGTGGCCAGCGACTATTCGGCGGCGGCCACGGCCGCGCTGCAGCTGGCCGCAAACTGGTTCGACGATGCCGCCAGCCGCATCCTGCTGCACGGCTATCCGGTGCCGCTGGCGACGCTGGCCCTCAACGACGGTCTGCGCGCAGACGCGCTGGCGGTGTTGCAGGCGTCCGCCGATCGCGAAGCCCGCGACGCCCTGGCGCACGCGCTGGGCGATGCCGCCACGGGCTGGGCCTCGCTGGCGCAGGCCGGCGGCCCGGTGCGCCTGCTGCGCGAACACGCGCGAACTGCCAGCACCGAGCTGACCGTGATCGCCAGCCACGGCCGCACGGCCTTGCTGGATCGACTGATGGGCAGCGTGGCCGAACGCCTGCTGGAAACCGTGGGAACCGACCTGCTGGTGGTGCCGCTGGCGCGCTGACTCAGCCGGCCGACGCCGCGCGTGGCAGTGCGCGCCACAGCCACAGCATGCCGAGCACGGCCGCGACCACCGATGCGCCCAGCACGCCCAGCACGCCTTCGGTGTAATGCGCCGGTTGCTCGGCAAACGCCAGCGAGGCGATGAACAGGCTCATGGTGAAGCCGATGCCGCAGAGCAGCCCCAGCCCCAGCATCGAGCGCAGATCCATGCCCTGCGGGAAACGCGCAAATCCGAGCGCGCGCATCGCCAATGCGGCCCCGACAATGCCCAGCGGTTTGCCCAGCACCAGCCCCAAGGCAATGCCGGCCGGCAGCGGCGACAGCAGATCGTCCAGGCGCAGCTGGCCAACCGGCAACCCCGCGTTGGCAAACGCGAACAGCGGCAGGATCACGAACGCCACCGCCGGATGCAGCGCATGTTCCAGCGTTTCCAGCGGCGAGTGCTCCACCGCATCATCGATGGCGTTGCGCGGATCCACGTGCGGAACCATCAACCCGGTCACCACCCCGGCCAGGGTGGCATGCAGGCCGGACTTCAGCACGAAGCCCCACAGCAGCAAACCCAGCACCAGATAGGGCACCAGCTGCGTGACCTTGCGCCGGTTCAACACGAACATCGCCAGCGTCACCAGCGCCGCGCCTCCCAGCGCCATCCACGACATGCCCTGCGAATAGAACAGGGCGATGATCAGGATCGCGATCAGATCATCGGCCACCGCGATGGTCGACAGCAGCAGCTTCATTCCCAGCGGAACGCGCGAGCCCAGCAGCGCCAGCACGCCCAGCGCAAACGCAATGTCGGTGGCGGTGGGAATGGCCCAGCCGCGCATTGCACCGGCATCACCGTGGTTCAACCCCACGTACAGCAGCGCCGGCGC contains:
- a CDS encoding J domain-containing protein — its product is MKRWYGQFFGFIAGWLLLKHPVGGFLGLLVGYAFDHDVFRSSRRSHADDAGQADSAGNADVDWAYQVFNLPGDASSADIDRAYRKLMSQYHPDRVAGAAPELQALAEHKSREINAAYDRIQKLRKK
- the rpe gene encoding ribulose-phosphate 3-epimerase, translating into MQPTVIAPSILSANFARLGEEVDSVINAGAEWVHFDVMDNHYVPNLTIGPLVCEALRKHGVTAPIDVHLMVEPVDGLIPMFADAGASHISFHPEASRHVHRSVQLIKSLGCQAGLVFNPASSLDVLDYLLGDIDYVLLMSVNPGFGGQAFIPSTLDKLRTVRAMIDASGRPIRLEVDGGVKPDNIGAIAQAGADTFVAGSAIFGKSDYAAVIAAMKQAVVAAR
- a CDS encoding phosphoribosylaminoimidazolesuccinocarboxamide synthase, with the protein product MATTLLQSDLPGLNLIHRGKVRDVFDLGDGHLLMVATDRLSAFDVVLPDPIPGKGEMLCQISNFWFEKTAHIIANHLTGIDVASVLPAGVDAALYARRAVVTKKLTPVPVECIARGYIIGSGWKDYQRSGAISGIALPAGLQQAQQLPEPIFTPSTKAAVGDHDENIDFATAVDLVGRERAEQVRDATLALYAFARDYAAQRGILLADTKFEFGTDADGKLYVMDEMLTPDSSRYWPAEQYQVGTSPPSYDKQFVRDYLETLDWNKTAPGPTLPAEVIAKTRAKYAEALEKLAGIGVD
- a CDS encoding IS30 family transposase; this encodes MAASRLNLHERYRIHALHEACFSIRSIALMLERAPSTISRELRRNRTGRRYQPNVAHQLMQQRRLRASRRGRIDAECIRQIEALLAEDHSPAQIAGRAGLASHEWIYQYIYADQRRGGTLFKQLRRRRRKRRKRGLRDGRGQLLHRRHWSTRPAIVETRSRIGDWELDTMRAASGKAVVVTMTERRSRLHLLAYSPDGTAENVRNAILRRLGRLRRVVHTLTSDNGKEFADHPFIACALKSDFYFADPYSAWQRGSNENGNGLARQYLPRSMDFSTLTDDYLRWVEQRLYNRPRKILGFKTPLEVLNGESINTVANQS
- a CDS encoding Mpo1-like protein: MNTNPERPIDRWFAAFAKQHSRPHTLLIHGITAPLLLWSLIALLWCVPTPGTLFRPGLWAALAMFGAWMFYYRASRAIGFGMLAVLVAMAWATRFLHDAVGAPTLLRLALGVLIAAWIAQSIGDRWRADNQAPAPAASLHALLVGPAWILSWLYRRLGLRW
- a CDS encoding universal stress protein, with the protein product MTIRPKPASILLATDLSARSDRAQARAIQLARHWQSRLVVVVAQSEEASFSLPSAYHDADAPQDAPAPETPAAYLERIARRELADAGVAVEIRVVTGAPGPVAAAAAADAGCGLIITGTSRSDAVMRMEPGSTLRWLARHAGRPVLAVHDRVRGAYRQVTVASDYSAAATAALQLAANWFDDAASRILLHGYPVPLATLALNDGLRADALAVLQASADREARDALAHALGDAATGWASLAQAGGPVRLLREHARTASTELTVIASHGRTALLDRLMGSVAERLLETVGTDLLVVPLAR
- the nhaA gene encoding Na+/H+ antiporter NhaA, with translation MNKQSAQQITVLARAQRALVDFFRLEAAGGIVLIVAAVLAMVGANSSLAHAYEVLRDTPLGGEGWGKSLHWWINDGLMAVFFLLVSLEIKREVVSGQLSDRDQLLLPVVCACAGVVAPALLYVGLNHGDAGAMRGWAIPTATDIAFALGVLALLGSRVPLGMKLLLSTIAVADDLIAILIIALFYSQGMSWMALGGAALVTLAMFVLNRRKVTQLVPYLVLGLLLWGFVLKSGLHATLAGVVTGLMVPHVDPRNAIDDAVEHSPLETLEHALHPAVAFVILPLFAFANAGLPVGQLRLDDLLSPLPAGIALGLVLGKPLGIVGAALAMRALGFARFPQGMDLRSMLGLGLLCGIGFTMSLFIASLAFAEQPAHYTEGVLGVLGASVVAAVLGMLWLWRALPRAASAG